One window from the genome of Malacoplasma penetrans HF-2 encodes:
- the miaB gene encoding tRNA (N6-isopentenyl adenosine(37)-C2)-methylthiotransferase MiaB produces MDSKSTKKRDLSKYFLPDIRQARKRIKKADIIKDGFEIPANIINYGEGKTYHIKTFGCQSNLRDTEVMMGMLELIGYEYNEDVNTSDLVLLNTCAVREHAESKVFADIGILDRIKKSNPNFIFGVCGCMAQEEAVVNRILKSNFNVDFIFGTHNVHRILNLLEQVIFEKNLVVEVWSHEGNVIENLPSKRTNNLKGFVNVMYGCDKFCTYCIVPMTRGKIRSRRKEDILDEVHQMISEGYKEVTLIGQNVNSYGIDFDNGENYLFNNLLEDVAKTGIERVRFTTSNPWNFTRSIVDTMKKYPNIMPHIHLPIQSGDETILKKMNRPMKIGDYIDLVDYIRANIPNCSITTDLIVGFPNETKEQFNKTLELYKRIEFDNAFTFIYSKRDGTVAAIIPDEIPLSEKKERLQELNEMVKTFSKKNNEKYVNKVLDVLVDGPSKKDKTVISGYSPQWKVVNFTGSAKSGEIVKVLITSASRFTLNGKMID; encoded by the coding sequence ATGGACAGTAAAAGTACTAAAAAAAGAGATTTATCAAAATATTTTTTACCTGATATTAGACAAGCTAGAAAAAGAATTAAAAAAGCTGACATCATTAAAGATGGGTTTGAAATCCCTGCAAACATAATTAATTATGGAGAAGGTAAAACTTATCATATTAAAACCTTTGGTTGTCAATCGAATTTAAGAGATACTGAAGTAATGATGGGAATGTTAGAACTAATTGGTTATGAATACAATGAAGATGTAAACACATCTGATTTAGTTTTATTAAATACTTGTGCAGTAAGAGAACATGCTGAATCTAAAGTTTTTGCAGATATTGGAATCTTAGACAGAATTAAAAAATCTAATCCAAATTTTATTTTTGGTGTCTGTGGTTGTATGGCTCAAGAAGAAGCTGTAGTTAACAGAATTTTAAAATCAAACTTTAATGTAGATTTTATTTTTGGAACTCATAATGTCCATAGAATCTTAAACTTATTAGAACAAGTTATATTTGAAAAGAACTTAGTTGTAGAAGTTTGATCACATGAAGGGAATGTTATTGAAAACTTACCTTCTAAAAGAACTAACAATCTAAAAGGATTTGTTAATGTAATGTATGGATGTGACAAATTCTGTACTTACTGTATTGTTCCAATGACTAGAGGAAAAATCAGAAGTAGAAGAAAAGAAGATATTTTAGATGAAGTTCATCAAATGATTTCTGAAGGATATAAAGAAGTTACTCTTATTGGTCAAAATGTAAATTCATATGGAATAGATTTTGATAATGGAGAAAATTACTTATTTAACAACCTTTTAGAAGATGTGGCTAAAACAGGGATTGAAAGAGTAAGATTTACAACTAGTAACCCATGAAACTTTACTAGAAGCATTGTAGATACAATGAAAAAATATCCAAATATTATGCCTCATATTCATTTACCAATTCAAAGTGGGGATGAAACTATTTTAAAGAAAATGAATCGTCCAATGAAAATTGGAGATTACATTGATTTAGTAGATTATATTAGAGCTAATATTCCAAATTGTTCGATTACAACAGATTTAATTGTTGGATTTCCAAATGAAACAAAAGAACAATTTAATAAAACTTTAGAATTATATAAAAGAATAGAATTTGATAATGCCTTTACATTTATCTACTCTAAAAGAGATGGAACAGTTGCAGCTATTATCCCTGATGAAATTCCATTATCAGAGAAGAAAGAAAGACTTCAAGAATTAAATGAAATGGTAAAAACTTTTTCTAAAAAGAACAATGAAAAATATGTTAATAAAGTTTTAGATGTTTTAGTTGATGGACCATCTAAAAAAGATAAAACTGTAATTTCAGGATATTCTCCTCAGTGAAAAGTTGTTAACTTTACAGGTAGTGCAAAATCAGGAGAAATTGTTAAAGTATTAATTACTAGTGCTTCAAGATTCACCCTTAATGGGAAAATGATAGATTAA
- a CDS encoding DUF6856 family protein, translating into MKKKLFSRLFKFGLPLVAVAVVPSVVSSCSSTVTTKTKVLNASNWNNGNVKYSELSSSNTSLESATFGSSFNSGNYIFIWGTLADSSFATFLYGSSGASATEEKSFENSTFLKSFFSSELSTSSVFGNVSLLLYIDTPPYNGDVTDNSAGETGYDSPTEQYTLDNVLKEANEGAAVGRYTAETLPLSYQLKVGNYMRGNKEAVTYREFVQYVKTVRPSVSGPENSGIIAFKKGKNPAAFSTSSTISDLTSYYTPSADDE; encoded by the coding sequence ATGAAAAAGAAATTATTCTCAAGATTATTTAAATTTGGTTTACCTTTAGTTGCAGTAGCAGTTGTTCCATCAGTGGTTTCTTCTTGTTCTTCAACTGTAACTACAAAAACAAAAGTATTAAATGCTTCTAATTGAAATAATGGAAATGTTAAATACTCTGAATTATCAAGTAGTAATACAAGTTTAGAATCAGCAACATTTGGATCAAGTTTCAACAGTGGAAACTATATATTTATATGAGGAACATTAGCAGATAGTTCTTTTGCAACTTTCTTATATGGATCAAGTGGTGCTTCAGCTACTGAAGAAAAAAGTTTTGAAAACAGTACATTTTTAAAAAGTTTTTTTAGTAGTGAATTATCAACTAGTAGTGTTTTTGGAAATGTAAGCCTATTACTATATATTGATACCCCCCCATACAATGGTGATGTAACTGACAATAGTGCTGGTGAAACTGGATATGATTCTCCAACAGAACAATATACATTAGATAATGTTTTAAAAGAAGCTAATGAAGGTGCAGCTGTAGGACGATATACTGCAGAAACTCTTCCATTAAGTTATCAATTAAAAGTTGGAAACTACATGAGAGGTAACAAAGAAGCAGTTACTTATAGAGAGTTTGTTCAATATGTAAAAACTGTAAGACCAAGTGTTTCAGGTCCAGAAAATAGTGGAATCATAGCTTTCAAAAAAGGTAAAAATCCTGCAGCATTCTCAACATCTTCTACTATATCTGATCTAACAAGTTACTACACACCAAGCGCAGATGATGAATAA
- the tyrS gene encoding tyrosine--tRNA ligase — MKNKNILEFLKKRGYIYQGSNFDLIEKELIKGTSFYIGFDPTADSLHVGHFLTMMAVKHLQKAGNNPVIVVGGGTGSVGDPSGRSEIRKILDRKTIDYNCECLKKQMSKFISFEGKNKAVMVNNADWLLKINWIEFLREFGVCFSVNKMLAAEAFKVRFEQESGLSFLEFNYMLMQAYDFYYLNQNYNVNIQLGGSDQWSNILAGVDLIRRKSSKEAFALTLNLLTKHDGTKMGKTATGAIWLDKNKTSPYEFYQYWLNIDDQDVERFLLLLTELDDKTISDLCKEKGKKIVEAKKVLASELTKMIHGQEELDKAIEQSKAAFENASDNLPTYELKASDLNNDYSIANILVVTKLSPSKAESRRLITSNAVSVNETKITDVNTKLEDLKIDQTNFTLHKGKKNHIKVIINK; from the coding sequence ATGAAAAATAAGAACATTTTAGAATTTTTAAAAAAAAGAGGATACATCTACCAAGGATCTAATTTTGATTTAATTGAAAAAGAATTAATCAAAGGAACTTCTTTTTATATAGGATTTGATCCAACTGCAGATAGTTTACATGTTGGACACTTTCTAACTATGATGGCAGTAAAACATTTACAAAAAGCAGGAAATAATCCTGTTATTGTAGTAGGTGGTGGAACAGGTTCTGTAGGTGATCCATCTGGTAGAAGTGAAATTAGAAAAATATTAGATAGAAAAACAATTGATTACAATTGTGAATGTTTAAAAAAGCAAATGTCTAAGTTTATTAGCTTTGAAGGTAAAAACAAAGCAGTAATGGTTAACAATGCTGACTGATTATTAAAAATTAATTGAATTGAATTTTTAAGAGAATTTGGGGTTTGTTTTTCAGTTAATAAAATGTTAGCAGCAGAAGCATTTAAAGTTAGATTTGAACAAGAAAGTGGATTATCATTTTTAGAATTTAACTACATGCTTATGCAAGCTTATGACTTTTATTACTTAAACCAAAATTACAATGTAAACATTCAATTAGGTGGAAGTGATCAATGATCTAACATTCTTGCTGGTGTTGATTTAATTAGAAGAAAATCAAGTAAAGAAGCTTTTGCTTTAACTTTAAACTTATTAACTAAGCATGATGGAACTAAGATGGGTAAAACTGCAACTGGTGCTATCTGATTAGATAAAAACAAAACTTCTCCTTATGAGTTTTATCAATATTGATTAAATATTGATGACCAAGATGTAGAAAGATTCTTGTTATTATTAACTGAACTTGATGACAAAACAATTTCAGACCTTTGTAAAGAAAAAGGTAAAAAAATAGTTGAAGCTAAAAAAGTATTAGCTAGTGAATTAACTAAAATGATTCATGGTCAAGAAGAACTTGATAAAGCTATTGAACAATCTAAAGCAGCCTTTGAAAATGCAAGTGATAATTTACCAACTTATGAATTAAAAGCAAGTGATTTAAATAATGATTATTCAATTGCTAATATCTTAGTTGTTACAAAGTTGTCACCATCAAAAGCAGAATCTAGAAGATTGATTACATCAAATGCTGTATCTGTTAATGAAACTAAAATTACTGATGTTAATACAAAATTAGAAGATTTAAAAATAGATCAAACTAATTTTACTTTACACAAAGGTAAAAAGAATCATATTAAAGTAATTATTAATAAGTAG
- a CDS encoding aldo/keto reductase family protein translates to MKKRIGYGSFEVNDVPTLKKCIKQAVLSGYDFVDTAYYYQNEEAIGKAIKELREEGFDKPILVQTKIWPEHYGNVRDAVLLSCQKLQTNKLDMCLLHRRHFNLNMDLSAWEQLIECQKEGLVGEIGVSNFDRDALEIMRQRTGVYPLSNQIELSVNNLREDRVVYNHSKGIEVQAWSPLGDLENNLKNPVLIEMAKKYNTDVAGVLIAYVGSLNCSIIVKTSNPDRVVSNYKAFQIILEESDVEKLKKLNTYKIKYSESFIYDIDN, encoded by the coding sequence ATGAAAAAAAGAATAGGATATGGATCATTTGAAGTGAATGATGTACCAACACTAAAAAAATGTATTAAACAAGCAGTATTAAGTGGATATGACTTTGTTGATACTGCATATTATTATCAAAATGAAGAAGCAATTGGTAAAGCTATTAAAGAATTAAGAGAAGAAGGTTTTGATAAACCAATTCTTGTACAAACTAAAATTTGACCAGAACATTATGGAAATGTAAGAGATGCAGTTTTATTGTCTTGTCAAAAATTACAAACAAATAAATTAGATATGTGTTTATTACACAGAAGACACTTTAATTTAAATATGGATTTAAGTGCATGAGAACAATTAATTGAATGTCAAAAAGAAGGGTTAGTGGGAGAAATTGGAGTATCTAACTTTGATAGAGATGCACTTGAAATTATGAGACAAAGAACTGGTGTTTACCCATTATCAAATCAAATTGAGTTATCAGTTAACAACTTAAGAGAAGATAGAGTAGTTTATAACCACTCAAAAGGGATTGAAGTTCAAGCTTGAAGTCCATTAGGGGATCTTGAAAATAATCTTAAAAATCCAGTATTAATTGAAATGGCTAAAAAGTACAACACAGATGTTGCTGGAGTTCTAATTGCTTATGTAGGTTCATTAAACTGTAGCATTATTGTAAAAACTAGTAATCCTGATAGAGTTGTTTCAAACTATAAAGCTTTCCAAATTATTTTAGAAGAATCAGATGTTGAAAAACTAAAGAAATTAAATACATATAAGATTAAATATTCTGAATCTTTTATATATGATATTGATAACTAA
- the rsmG gene encoding 16S rRNA (guanine(527)-N(7))-methyltransferase RsmG: MNLKDLIKLLEVKFPQIDSNEVESKITIYKNYLQQENKIHNLTRLDKEEEIYQKYFYESILNFHNDLFDNKNINLLDIGSGSGVPGIFLKILFPHINLYIVESNTKKVNFLNNLVDKLELENVFISNQRCEDYIKDKIEFFDLITCRAVAELRILLELSFPGLKINGIGFFLKSNNYLVELDNAKNISSKLKIEEEPKIETIEYDGKTFVSLKYIKKNKVNNIFPRTWKEILNNDKN, from the coding sequence ATGAACCTAAAAGATTTAATTAAATTATTAGAAGTAAAATTCCCACAAATAGATTCAAATGAAGTTGAATCTAAAATAACTATTTATAAAAATTATTTACAACAAGAAAATAAGATTCATAATCTTACTAGACTTGATAAAGAAGAAGAAATTTATCAAAAGTATTTTTATGAATCTATTTTAAATTTTCACAATGATTTATTTGATAACAAAAATATAAATCTATTGGATATTGGAAGTGGTTCTGGTGTTCCTGGAATATTTTTAAAAATATTATTTCCTCATATTAATTTATATATTGTTGAATCAAACACTAAAAAAGTTAATTTCCTAAATAACTTAGTAGATAAATTGGAATTAGAAAATGTTTTTATTTCAAACCAAAGGTGTGAAGATTACATCAAAGATAAAATTGAATTTTTTGATTTGATAACTTGTAGAGCAGTTGCGGAATTAAGAATTTTATTAGAATTAAGTTTTCCTGGATTAAAAATTAATGGTATTGGTTTTTTTCTAAAATCTAATAATTATCTTGTTGAATTAGATAATGCAAAAAACATAAGTTCAAAATTAAAAATAGAAGAAGAACCAAAAATAGAAACAATTGAATATGATGGCAAAACTTTTGTCAGCTTAAAATACATTAAAAAAAATAAAGTAAATAATATTTTCCCAAGAACTTGAAAGGAAATATTAAACAATGATAAAAATTAA
- the proS gene encoding proline--tRNA ligase, which produces MSKIVKQEENFSKWYTSIIENANLVDYGLVKGTIMFKPYGFAIWKRIQEEFNKILVSLNTAEVCFPMLIPYSEFMKEKEHVEGFNPELFKVSHLGEKKLEDELVIRPTSEISFCNYFKKNIKSYNDLPCILNQWGSVFRVEKNTRPFLRTSEFLWQEQHAVFADKKEAFDFSITMVNEYKKFVNDYLSIAVLMGEKTENERFAGADNTFTIEALMPDGQVLQSATSHYLGTNFAKSYDLKYQTKNNNYDLMFQTSAGLSTRIIGAIIMSHSDNNGLVLPFKIAPIQFAIVTSNEVNKDSDELKAIYKNLFGYKYQTYFVEKSLGLQLQENEIKGIPFQLILGKKEIENNTITIYRRDTREKQNISFKEFNQNFIENLIKEYSSNLFNKTEKRLNSSIEFVNNIDEFKKALDNKKIISAYWSGNAEDEKKLKELTTATPRCFDWNQKIDKTKKCFFTNKPNAKLVYFARAY; this is translated from the coding sequence ATGTCAAAAATTGTTAAACAAGAAGAAAATTTTTCAAAGTGATATACATCTATTATTGAAAATGCTAATCTAGTTGACTATGGATTAGTAAAAGGAACAATAATGTTTAAACCTTATGGGTTTGCAATTTGAAAAAGAATTCAAGAAGAATTTAATAAGATATTAGTTAGTTTAAACACTGCTGAAGTTTGTTTTCCTATGTTAATTCCATATTCAGAGTTTATGAAGGAAAAAGAACATGTGGAAGGTTTTAATCCAGAATTATTTAAAGTGTCACATTTAGGTGAAAAGAAATTAGAAGATGAATTAGTAATTAGACCAACATCAGAAATTTCTTTCTGTAATTATTTTAAAAAGAACATTAAATCTTATAATGATTTACCTTGTATTTTAAATCAGTGAGGAAGTGTTTTTAGAGTAGAAAAAAATACTAGACCTTTTTTAAGAACATCAGAATTTTTATGACAAGAACAACATGCTGTTTTTGCTGATAAAAAAGAAGCATTTGATTTTTCAATTACAATGGTTAATGAATACAAGAAGTTTGTAAATGATTATTTATCAATTGCAGTTTTAATGGGTGAAAAAACTGAGAATGAAAGATTTGCAGGGGCAGATAATACTTTTACTATTGAAGCATTAATGCCAGATGGCCAAGTGCTTCAATCAGCCACTTCTCACTATCTAGGAACTAATTTTGCTAAAAGCTATGATTTAAAATATCAAACAAAAAACAATAACTATGATTTAATGTTTCAAACATCTGCAGGACTTTCTACTAGAATTATTGGTGCTATTATCATGAGTCACTCAGATAATAATGGATTGGTATTACCTTTTAAAATTGCACCTATTCAGTTTGCAATTGTAACTTCTAATGAAGTGAATAAAGATAGTGATGAATTAAAAGCAATTTATAAAAACTTATTTGGTTATAAATACCAAACATATTTTGTTGAAAAATCTCTTGGTCTTCAACTACAAGAAAATGAGATTAAAGGAATTCCTTTCCAATTAATTTTAGGTAAAAAAGAAATTGAAAATAATACTATAACAATCTATAGAAGAGACACTAGAGAAAAACAAAATATTAGCTTTAAAGAATTTAACCAAAACTTTATTGAAAACTTAATTAAAGAATATTCTTCAAATTTATTTAATAAAACTGAGAAGAGATTAAATTCATCAATTGAATTTGTAAATAATATAGATGAATTTAAAAAAGCATTAGACAATAAAAAAATCATCTCTGCTTACTGATCTGGAAATGCAGAAGATGAAAAAAAACTAAAAGAATTAACTACAGCAACACCAAGATGTTTTGATTGAAATCAAAAAATTGATAAAACTAAAAAATGTTTTTTTACTAATAAACCCAATGCAAAGCTAGTTTACTTTGCAAGAGCTTACTAA
- a CDS encoding YebC/PmpR family DNA-binding transcriptional regulator encodes MPRKHLIASGINKKQQTQAKLGNKLAKEIKAAAKVGGPNPEANPRLKAAIDKALQNNLSKESIEKNINGSIKDPSSLTDAEYEGYGPNGLRIIIKTLSDNDNRTISSLRGYFSKLKGEIAKPNSVKNSFIYGGEIIISNKDLTEDDLMEKILLSLEKIEVTDNDEPIQETNQHEDCFQIIVMPKYFYKIRQELETLGLKIIESEIKYIPTDYVDLNKEDYARLERFLDSCNEDDDVQWVISNFGEVIE; translated from the coding sequence ATGCCTAGAAAACATTTAATTGCATCTGGAATTAACAAGAAACAACAAACACAAGCAAAGTTAGGTAACAAGCTTGCTAAAGAAATTAAAGCAGCTGCTAAAGTTGGTGGACCAAACCCTGAAGCAAACCCAAGATTAAAAGCAGCAATTGATAAAGCCTTACAAAATAATTTATCTAAAGAATCAATTGAAAAAAACATTAATGGTTCTATTAAAGATCCATCATCTTTAACTGATGCTGAATATGAAGGATATGGTCCAAATGGTTTAAGAATAATTATTAAAACATTATCTGATAATGATAATAGAACCATTAGTTCATTAAGAGGATATTTTAGTAAATTAAAAGGTGAAATAGCAAAACCTAATAGTGTAAAAAATTCTTTTATTTATGGTGGTGAAATTATCATTTCTAACAAAGATTTAACTGAAGATGATTTAATGGAAAAGATTTTATTATCATTAGAAAAAATTGAAGTTACAGACAATGATGAACCAATCCAAGAAACAAACCAGCATGAGGACTGTTTCCAAATTATTGTTATGCCTAAGTATTTCTATAAAATCAGACAAGAACTTGAAACATTAGGTTTAAAAATAATTGAAAGTGAAATTAAATACATTCCAACTGACTATGTTGATTTAAACAAAGAAGACTATGCAAGATTGGAAAGATTTTTAGATAGTTGTAATGAAGATGATGATGTTCAATGGGTTATTAGTAATTTTGGAGAAGTTATAGAATAA
- a CDS encoding DEAD/DEAH box helicase yields MIKEFKDFIQTTLTSEMDIKELNVLQTESIPIINKDKNVVLVSQTGTGKTLCYLLPILENINLDSKELQAVIVVPTKELIRQITKILSFFKKHNNKLSYLSIVNNASNVDFALESKSPNHQIIVCSPSKFNELTKYKTYVRSLQYIVLDEADMTLDLGFFGLVNQAFSSLKHINNIKKIATSATLHESLSVQVSKFFKNSIIIDKSKNIWENPNIKHYVIHYNHNEDKNKMLLNIIKKLNPFFGIVFCNTKKEVDALYDYIYQNKIPVLKLHSGLENRQRKNIFREIKENNINLLIATDLASRGVDIEGASHVISYDLPKEDLWYVHRAGRSGRKSYKGASYVFNDSNSIYQIERLSRKGIRWNHLKYYKHNLNEYQFKFKTRVKKETKVDLQIRDVINKASKKVKPNYKKKIKLQIQEIKRKAKRERIEELVNQQRLKKYKMESARKTRLKKERGY; encoded by the coding sequence ATGATAAAAGAATTTAAAGATTTTATACAAACTACACTGACTAGTGAGATGGATATTAAAGAATTGAATGTTTTACAAACAGAATCAATTCCAATAATTAATAAAGACAAAAATGTTGTATTAGTTTCTCAAACTGGGACTGGTAAAACATTATGTTATTTACTACCTATTTTAGAAAATATAAATTTAGATTCAAAAGAACTTCAAGCAGTTATAGTAGTTCCAACAAAAGAATTGATTAGACAAATCACTAAGATTCTTTCTTTTTTTAAAAAGCATAATAACAAACTATCTTATTTATCTATTGTTAATAATGCTTCAAATGTAGATTTTGCTTTAGAGTCTAAATCACCTAATCATCAAATCATAGTTTGTTCACCAAGTAAATTTAATGAATTAACAAAGTATAAAACTTACGTTAGATCTTTACAATACATAGTTCTAGATGAAGCAGATATGACTTTAGATCTAGGTTTTTTTGGATTAGTTAATCAGGCATTTAGTTCACTTAAACATATTAATAACATAAAAAAGATTGCAACTTCTGCAACATTACATGAAAGCTTATCTGTTCAAGTTTCTAAATTTTTCAAAAACTCTATCATCATAGATAAAAGCAAAAATATTTGAGAAAACCCAAATATTAAACATTATGTAATTCATTACAACCACAATGAAGATAAAAATAAAATGTTGTTAAACATTATTAAGAAATTAAATCCATTTTTTGGAATTGTGTTTTGTAATACTAAAAAAGAAGTTGATGCTTTATATGATTATATTTATCAAAATAAAATCCCAGTTTTAAAATTACATAGTGGTTTAGAAAATAGACAAAGAAAAAACATCTTTAGAGAAATTAAAGAAAACAATATTAACCTTTTAATAGCAACAGACCTTGCATCTCGTGGTGTGGATATTGAAGGTGCTAGCCATGTTATTTCATATGATTTACCAAAAGAAGATTTGTGATATGTTCATAGAGCTGGAAGAAGTGGTAGAAAATCATATAAAGGTGCTTCTTATGTATTTAATGACAGTAATTCAATTTATCAAATTGAAAGATTAAGTAGAAAAGGAATTAGATGAAATCATTTAAAATACTACAAACACAATTTAAATGAGTATCAATTCAAATTTAAAACTAGAGTTAAAAAAGAAACTAAAGTTGATTTACAAATCAGAGATGTAATCAACAAAGCTAGTAAAAAAGTTAAACCAAATTATAAGAAGAAAATAAAACTTCAAATTCAAGAAATTAAAAGAAAAGCAAAAAGAGAAAGAATTGAAGAATTAGTAAATCAACAAAGATTAAAAAAATATAAAATGGAAAGTGCTAGAAAAACAAGATTAAAAAAGGAAAGAGGATATTAA
- a CDS encoding LemA family protein, giving the protein MLVDTRIPQNPQGFNLNVDNTQRVAKASAAQKFGWILLIILTFSVIYWISISWKNQFIDSQMRINEASSAIQVNEAKRRDTLIKLLEQTKGYMKHERETLELVTKYRGGVANSNETSKLDNQLSQFMMNLNVQYEQYPQLKADAIITELMSTSQYLETEIAASRRLYNQKVTSFNAEIFMFPKIAVASKIGLATFPMFQASAVQRQDVDMSSLTSYNTPTPAPANGGSTPAVVQ; this is encoded by the coding sequence ATGCTAGTAGATACAAGAATACCACAAAATCCACAAGGGTTTAATTTAAACGTTGATAATACTCAAAGAGTAGCTAAAGCTTCTGCTGCTCAAAAATTTGGATGAATTCTATTAATCATTCTAACTTTTTCAGTAATTTACTGAATTAGTATTTCTTGAAAAAACCAATTCATTGATTCTCAAATGAGAATTAATGAAGCATCAAGTGCAATCCAAGTAAACGAAGCAAAAAGAAGAGATACATTAATTAAACTTTTAGAACAAACTAAAGGTTATATGAAACATGAAAGAGAAACATTAGAATTAGTTACAAAATATAGAGGTGGTGTAGCTAATAGTAATGAAACTTCAAAATTAGATAACCAATTATCTCAATTCATGATGAATTTAAATGTTCAATATGAACAATACCCACAATTAAAAGCTGATGCTATTATTACAGAATTAATGAGTACATCTCAATACTTAGAAACTGAAATTGCTGCTTCTAGAAGACTATATAACCAAAAAGTAACTTCTTTTAATGCTGAAATCTTCATGTTCCCTAAAATTGCTGTAGCTAGTAAAATTGGATTAGCAACATTCCCTATGTTCCAAGCTTCTGCAGTTCAAAGACAAGATGTTGATATGTCTAGTTTAACAAGTTACAACACTCCAACACCTGCACCTGCAAATGGTGGTTCAACTCCAGCTGTTGTTCAATAA